One window from the genome of Canis lupus dingo isolate Sandy chromosome 15, ASM325472v2, whole genome shotgun sequence encodes:
- the APELA gene encoding apelin receptor early endogenous ligand has product MRLRRLFLAACALMLSLLVINGQRPANLAMRRKLHRHNCLQRRCMPLHSRVPFP; this is encoded by the exons ATGAGACTGCGGCGACTCTTCCTTGCGGCTTGTGCTCTCATGCTGAGTCTCCTTGTTATCAACGGACAGAGACCAG ctAATTTGGCAATGAGAAGAAAATTGCACAGACACAACTGCCTTCAGAGGAGATGTATGCCTCTCCATTCACGGGTGCCCTTCCCCTGA